One part of the Mycobacterium marinum genome encodes these proteins:
- a CDS encoding PE family protein — protein MSFVVAAPDAVTVAVQDLASIGSAINVINAAAATPTTGALAAAADEVSAAVAALFDGHAQAYQLLGAQAAEFHERFVRAMAASAASYATAEAANASPLQAALDAVNAPAQALLGRPLIGDGADGAPGQPGGAGGLLYGNGGSGGNGGIGQAGGAGGDAGLIGNGGSGGIGGPDSTGLPGGAGGAGGWLLGDGGNGGIGGAGTGVGGAGGSGGQGGAAGLFGSGGTGGAGGFGNSGTGGPGGAGGTGGLLIGNGGNGGYDIQGGAFGGDGGNARLIGNGGDGGVEAGGPGTTGGDGGNGGWLLGNGGNGAADGGGAGSAAGAGGNAGLIGNGGHGGLEHIDGNGGAGGNGGLLFGNGGHGGAVAFGGAGSIAGAGGDAGLFGSGGNGGFNGYQGVGGAGGAGGKLFGDGGDGGGCAESNGGIGSGGRGGSAVGLIGNGGAGGVGGVGRNANAGGSGGSGGNAASLFGDGGAGGSGGSSDTAASGAGGNGGTAALIGNGGDGGDAGVSFAGMAGPGGNGGDARLIGDGGDGGRGAPGGAGGMSGSLFGQDGSNGA, from the coding sequence ATGTCGTTTGTGGTGGCGGCCCCGGACGCGGTGACCGTGGCGGTGCAGGACTTGGCCAGCATCGGCTCGGCGATCAACGTGATCAACGCGGCGGCCGCGACGCCCACGACGGGGGCGCTGGCCGCGGCCGCTGATGAGGTGTCGGCGGCGGTTGCGGCATTGTTCGACGGACACGCCCAGGCCTATCAGCTGCTCGGTGCGCAGGCGGCGGAATTTCATGAGCGGTTTGTGCGGGCCATGGCTGCGAGTGCGGCGTCCTACGCCACCGCGGAGGCCGCGAATGCTTCGCCGCTACAGGCCGCGCTCGACGCGGTGAATGCGCCCGCCCAGGCGCTATTGGGACGCCCCCTGATCGGCGACGGTGCCGACGGAGCCCCGGGGCAGCCCGGCGGCGCCGGCGGATTGCTCTACGGCAACGGTGGTAGCGGCGGCAACGGTGGGATCGGCCAGGCCGGCGGGGCCGGCGGGGACGCGGGTTTGATCGGTAACGGCGGTAGCGGCGGCATCGGCGGGCCCGATTCCACCGGTCTGCCCGGTGGCGCCGGTGGGGCCGGCGGATGGCTGTTGGGTGACGGTGGCAACGGCGGCATCGGCGGGGCTGGGACTGGCGTCGGCGGCGCGGGTGGCTCCGGCGGTCAGGGCGGCGCCGCCGGGCTGTTCGGCAGCGGTGGCACCGGTGGGGCAGGTGGGTTCGGCAATTCCGGGACCGGCGGGCCTGGCGGCGCCGGCGGCACCGGTGGGCTGCTGATCGGCAACGGCGGAAACGGCGGCTACGACATCCAGGGCGGTGCTTTCGGCGGAGACGGGGGCAACGCTCGGCTGATCGGCAACGGCGGGGACGGCGGCGTGGAAGCCGGTGGCCCCGGAACTACCGGCGGCGATGGCGGCAATGGCGGGTGGTTGCTGGGCAATGGCGGCAACGGTGCCGCTGACGGTGGCGGCGCCGGAAGCGCTGCCGGGGCCGGAGGCAACGCCGGGCTGATTGGCAACGGCGGTCACGGCGGCCTGGAACACATTGACGGCAACGGCGGCGCCGGCGGCAATGGTGGGCTGCTGTTCGGCAACGGCGGACACGGCGGCGCCGTCGCATTCGGCGGCGCCGGCAGTATCGCCGGGGCCGGTGGTGATGCCGGACTGTTCGGCAGCGGCGGCAACGGCGGCTTCAACGGGTACCAGGGCGTCGGCGGCGCCGGCGGCGCAGGCGGGAAGCTGTTCGGCGACGGCGGCGACGGTGGCGGCTGCGCCGAGAGCAACGGCGGCATCGGCAGTGGCGGTCGCGGCGGCAGCGCCGTCGGGCTGATCGGCAACGGTGGCGCCGGCGGCGTCGGCGGGGTGGGCCGCAATGCCAATGCCGGGGGCAGCGGCGGGAGCGGCGGCAACGCCGCCTCGCTGTTCGGTGATGGTGGGGCGGGCGGTTCGGGTGGATCCAGCGACACCGCTGCCAGCGGCGCCGGCGGCAACGGCGGCACGGCCGCTCTGATCGGCAACGGCGGTGACGGCGGGGACGCCGGCGTCAGCTTTGCCGGTATGGCGGGACCAGGTGGAAACGGCGGTGACGCCAGGTTGATCGGCGACGGCGGCGACGGCGGGCGCGGCGCCCCGGGCGGCGCCGGCGGTATGAGTGGGTCGCTATTCGGGCAGGACGGATCCAACGGGGCTTAG
- a CDS encoding hemolysin family protein gives MNPVLAVALAVLLIAANAFFVGAEFALISARRDRLEALAEQGRTSAVTVIRAAEQLPSMLAGAQFGVTVSSILLGRIAEPAAAQTLQRWFGLAGLDPRLLHTLSFVVALAIVVTLHVLLGEMVPKNIALAGPERTAMLLVPAYLPYVRAARPIIFLYNKCANAILRIFGVQPKDELDITVSTVELSEMIAESVSEGLLDPEEHTRLTRALRIRTRVVDDVAVPLPNIRAVPVAAAGSGPTIGAVEQALAETGYSRFPVLGLDHHFIGYLHIKDVLALGDDPATVIDLALVRPLPQLAKSLPLPDALSRMRRSNSHLALVTSDDGAVAGMVALEDLVEDLVGTLSDAKHRN, from the coding sequence ATGAACCCGGTGCTGGCTGTGGCCCTTGCGGTGTTGCTGATTGCCGCCAACGCGTTCTTCGTCGGCGCGGAGTTCGCCCTGATCTCGGCCCGGCGCGATCGCCTCGAAGCGCTGGCCGAACAGGGCAGGACCAGTGCGGTCACCGTGATCCGGGCGGCCGAGCAACTTCCGTCGATGTTGGCGGGGGCGCAGTTTGGGGTCACGGTGTCTTCGATCCTTCTCGGACGGATCGCGGAGCCGGCAGCGGCCCAGACCCTGCAGAGATGGTTCGGCTTGGCCGGTTTGGATCCGAGGTTGCTGCACACCTTGTCGTTCGTGGTCGCGCTGGCCATCGTGGTGACGCTGCACGTGCTGCTCGGCGAGATGGTGCCGAAGAACATCGCACTTGCTGGTCCGGAACGCACCGCGATGCTGCTGGTCCCGGCATACCTGCCGTATGTGCGCGCCGCCCGCCCAATCATCTTCTTGTACAACAAGTGCGCCAACGCGATCCTGCGCATCTTTGGGGTGCAGCCCAAAGACGAACTCGACATCACCGTCTCCACGGTGGAGCTCTCCGAGATGATCGCCGAATCGGTATCGGAGGGTCTGCTCGATCCTGAGGAACACACCCGATTGACGCGGGCACTACGGATTCGTACCCGGGTGGTGGACGATGTCGCGGTCCCCTTGCCCAATATTCGAGCGGTGCCCGTTGCTGCCGCGGGGTCCGGACCCACGATCGGTGCGGTGGAGCAAGCCTTGGCCGAGACCGGGTATTCGCGCTTCCCGGTGCTCGGTCTCGACCACCATTTCATCGGGTACCTGCACATCAAGGACGTGTTGGCACTTGGTGACGACCCAGCAACGGTTATCGACCTGGCCTTGGTCCGCCCGCTGCCCCAGCTGGCGAAGTCACTGCCGCTACCCGATGCGCTATCCCGGATGCGTCGCAGCAACAGCCATCTGGCACTGGTCACCTCCGACGACGGCGCTGTGGCCGGCATGGTCGCGCTAGAGGACCTGGTGGAAGACCTGGTCGGCACCCTCAGCGATGCGAAACACCGGAACTGA
- a CDS encoding hemolysin family protein: MMFTATTVSIVAILVLTLGTAVFVGAEFSLTALDRSTVEANARGGDSRDRFIRRAQHRLSFHLSGAQLGISITTLATGYLTEPLVDALPHPALTAIGISDQMSDAITVFLALVVVTSVSMVFGELVPKYLAVARPLPTARAVVLPQWLFSVLLTPAIRLTNGAANWIVRQLGIEPAEELRSARTPQELVSLVRSSARSGSLDDVTASLMRRSLQFGTLTAEELMTPRSKVVALQTDDTIADLVAAVAASGYSRFPVVQGDLDETFGIVHVKQVFQVPAANRAHTLLSSIAKPVPVVPSTLDGDALMAQIRANSLQTAMVVDEYGGTAGMVTVEDLVEEIVGDVRDEHDDATPDVVAAGNGWRVSGLLRIDEVAIAIGYQAPEGPYETIGGLVLRQLGHIPVAGETVELPALDEDRVPDQSVRWRATVVQMDGRRIDLLELTELAAAEDGQDDSDPERGGR, translated from the coding sequence ATGATGTTCACCGCCACCACCGTGAGCATCGTGGCCATCCTGGTGCTCACCCTAGGTACCGCGGTTTTCGTCGGCGCCGAATTCTCGCTGACCGCGCTGGACCGCAGCACCGTCGAAGCCAACGCCCGCGGCGGAGACAGCCGTGACCGCTTCATCCGGCGCGCCCAGCACCGGCTGTCGTTCCACCTCTCGGGTGCGCAACTGGGCATCTCCATCACCACCCTGGCCACTGGCTATCTGACCGAACCCCTGGTCGACGCGTTGCCGCATCCGGCGCTGACCGCAATCGGAATATCCGACCAAATGTCGGACGCCATCACGGTGTTCTTGGCGCTGGTGGTCGTGACGTCGGTATCGATGGTGTTTGGCGAGCTGGTCCCCAAATATCTTGCGGTGGCCCGTCCCCTGCCGACCGCTCGAGCGGTGGTCCTTCCCCAGTGGCTGTTTTCGGTGCTCCTCACCCCGGCGATCCGACTGACCAACGGCGCCGCGAACTGGATCGTGCGCCAGCTCGGCATCGAGCCGGCCGAGGAGCTGCGCTCCGCCCGTACCCCGCAGGAGCTGGTGTCGTTGGTGCGCAGCTCCGCCCGAAGCGGCTCACTCGATGATGTCACCGCGTCGCTGATGCGCAGGTCGCTGCAGTTCGGGACCCTGACCGCCGAGGAGCTGATGACGCCGCGCTCAAAAGTCGTGGCGTTGCAGACCGATGACACCATCGCCGACCTGGTCGCCGCGGTGGCTGCGTCGGGATACTCGCGATTCCCGGTTGTCCAGGGAGATCTGGACGAGACCTTCGGCATCGTCCACGTCAAACAGGTGTTCCAGGTTCCGGCCGCCAACCGCGCGCACACGTTGCTGAGCAGCATCGCCAAGCCGGTTCCGGTGGTGCCCTCGACGTTGGACGGCGATGCGCTGATGGCCCAGATCAGGGCCAATTCGCTGCAGACCGCCATGGTGGTGGATGAATACGGTGGCACCGCGGGCATGGTCACCGTCGAGGACCTGGTCGAAGAGATCGTGGGCGATGTCCGAGATGAACACGATGACGCGACGCCGGACGTGGTGGCGGCCGGCAACGGATGGCGGGTATCGGGGCTGCTTCGCATCGACGAGGTGGCCATCGCCATCGGCTATCAGGCCCCGGAGGGACCCTACGAAACGATCGGCGGCCTGGTGCTGCGCCAGCTCGGACATATTCCGGTGGCCGGCGAAACGGTCGAACTTCCGGCGCTGGACGAAGACCGGGTGCCCGATCAATCGGTACGCTGGCGCGCCACCGTCGTACAGATGGATGGTCGCCGGATCGACCTGCTGGAGCTCACCGAGCTGGCCGCTGCCGAGGACGGTCAGGATGATTCCGACCCGGAGCGGGGCGGCCGATGA